The proteins below come from a single Leptotrichia sp. oral taxon 223 genomic window:
- a CDS encoding DUF2628 domain-containing protein, whose product MAIAIVENNGLRKEVKLGFSWTTFFFGWFVPLFRGDKEEAIMFLITGFLAGIIGSFTFGLATIGYRVLIGLKYNRMYAKTLIEKGWEPASESDKQLLISNGVIMTSSNE is encoded by the coding sequence ATGGCAATAGCGATTGTAGAAAATAATGGCTTGAGAAAAGAAGTAAAATTAGGATTCTCATGGACGACATTTTTTTTTGGATGGTTTGTGCCTTTATTTAGAGGTGATAAGGAGGAGGCGATTATGTTTTTGATAACTGGATTTTTAGCGGGAATTATTGGTAGCTTTACTTTTGGACTTGCAACAATCGGATATCGTGTTCTTATTGGATTAAAATATAATCGAATGTATGCAAAAACTCTAATTGAAAAAGGATGGGAACCAGCAAGCGAAAGTGATAAACAGCTATTGATTTCAAATGGTGTAATTATGACTAGCAGCAACGAATAA
- the pepT gene encoding peptidase T, whose translation MDLNKYEALKERFLKYVKIETRSDEKSESIPSTPTQLEFAKMLVKELEEIGLENVYVNENCFVNATLKSNVEKDVKTVGFIAHMDTADFNAVNVNPQIVENYDGKDIVLNREQNIVLSVDEFPNLKDYVGKTVITTDGTTLLGADDKAGVVEIIEAMKYLINHPEIKHGTVKIAFGPDEEIGRGADNFNVDEFGADFAYTMDGGPVGELEYESFNAAGAVFKIKGKSVHPGTAKGKMINASLIAAEIINSFPADEVPEKTEGYEGFYFLEKIRANCEDAELSYILRDHDKQKFEEKKKFAENIAKKINEKYKKELVTVEIKDQYYNMGEIIKDHMEIVEIAKKAMENLEIKPIIKPIRGGTDGSKISFMGLPTPNIFAGGENFHGKYEFVALESMILATDVIVEIVRLNAKGE comes from the coding sequence ATGGATTTAAACAAATATGAAGCACTTAAAGAGAGATTTTTGAAATATGTTAAAATTGAAACTAGATCGGATGAGAAAAGTGAGAGTATCCCATCAACACCGACACAGCTTGAATTTGCCAAGATGCTTGTAAAAGAGCTGGAAGAAATTGGACTGGAAAATGTGTATGTAAATGAAAATTGCTTTGTTAATGCTACTTTGAAAAGTAATGTTGAGAAAGATGTGAAAACTGTTGGATTTATTGCACATATGGATACTGCTGATTTTAATGCAGTTAATGTAAATCCACAGATTGTGGAAAACTATGATGGGAAAGATATTGTTTTGAATAGGGAGCAAAATATTGTGCTTTCTGTGGACGAATTTCCTAATTTAAAGGATTATGTTGGGAAAACTGTAATTACTACTGATGGAACAACACTTCTGGGAGCTGATGACAAGGCTGGAGTTGTGGAAATTATTGAGGCTATGAAATATCTGATTAACCATCCAGAAATTAAGCATGGGACAGTAAAAATAGCGTTTGGGCCTGATGAGGAAATTGGGCGTGGAGCGGATAACTTTAATGTGGATGAATTTGGGGCGGATTTTGCTTATACAATGGATGGCGGACCTGTTGGAGAGCTTGAATATGAGAGTTTTAATGCGGCTGGAGCTGTATTTAAAATAAAAGGTAAAAGCGTTCATCCAGGAACAGCCAAAGGAAAAATGATAAATGCAAGCTTAATAGCGGCAGAAATTATAAACAGTTTTCCAGCAGATGAAGTGCCTGAAAAGACAGAAGGATATGAAGGATTTTATTTTCTTGAAAAAATCCGTGCAAATTGTGAAGATGCTGAATTATCATATATTTTAAGAGATCACGACAAACAGAAGTTCGAAGAAAAAAAGAAATTTGCTGAAAATATTGCAAAAAAAATTAATGAAAAATACAAAAAAGAATTAGTAACAGTTGAAATAAAAGATCAATATTACAACATGGGCGAAATTATAAAAGATCACATGGAAATCGTAGAAATAGCCAAAAAAGCGATGGAAAACCTTGAAATAAAGCCAATAATCAAGCCAATCCGTGGTGGAACAGACGGCTCAAAAATCTCCTTTATGGGACTTCCAACACCAAACATTTTCGCAGGTGGAGAAAATTTTCACGGAAAATACGAATTTGTGGCGTTGGAAAGTATGATTCTGGCAACTGATGTAATTGTGGAAATAGTGAGATTGAATGCCAAAGGAGAGTAA
- a CDS encoding lipopolysaccharide assembly protein LapB translates to MKKVLIGLFLVASLSVLGANAKKQNTANIANANTAKHEKYPIDHEITYVEGHYEIDPEYENVYSKEKKEFKDKSITYMKKQDYKSLVELFKKYIEKYPDDAFGYETLGTTYASMDNFNEAEKYYLKAIELGDTDTGKYSLALLYTDGDLNKDKKKIELGEKYIKELENEGFKSHYSLKDLRNTKNLALVGNAYAILRLAAFYNNYGNHKPAEKYATEFLEFDKENVQNLNILNEAYIAQKKYAEAEKFFLPLAQKGNAQAQYLLALGYYYTENLRQAESWAKKALAEAEKRKHSDNTKAVKELLSLINSKSKMQNKK, encoded by the coding sequence ATGAAGAAAGTTTTAATCGGATTATTTTTGGTAGCAAGTTTAAGTGTTCTAGGTGCAAATGCAAAAAAACAGAATACAGCGAATATTGCAAATGCAAATACTGCAAAACATGAAAAATATCCTATAGATCATGAAATAACTTATGTAGAAGGGCATTATGAAATAGATCCTGAATATGAAAATGTGTACTCAAAAGAAAAAAAAGAGTTTAAAGATAAGTCAATAACTTATATGAAGAAACAAGACTATAAAAGTTTAGTCGAACTATTCAAAAAATATATTGAAAAATATCCAGATGATGCTTTTGGTTATGAAACTTTAGGTACGACATATGCGTCAATGGATAATTTTAATGAAGCAGAAAAGTATTATTTAAAAGCTATCGAGCTTGGTGATACTGATACAGGTAAATATTCTTTGGCTCTTTTATATACTGATGGAGATTTAAATAAAGATAAGAAAAAAATAGAACTTGGTGAGAAATACATCAAGGAATTGGAAAATGAAGGATTTAAATCGCATTACAGCCTTAAAGATCTTAGAAATACTAAAAATTTAGCATTAGTGGGAAATGCCTATGCAATATTAAGATTAGCAGCTTTTTATAATAACTATGGAAATCATAAGCCTGCTGAAAAATATGCAACAGAGTTTTTGGAATTTGACAAGGAAAATGTTCAAAACTTGAACATATTGAATGAAGCATATATTGCTCAGAAAAAATATGCAGAAGCCGAAAAATTCTTTTTACCACTTGCTCAAAAAGGAAATGCACAGGCACAATACCTTTTAGCGCTTGGGTATTATTATACTGAAAATCTTAGACAAGCGGAAAGCTGGGCGAAAAAAGCATTGGCAGAAGCTGAAAAAAGAAAACATTCAGATAATACTAAAGCAGTAAAAGAATTATTGAGTCTAATAAATTCAAAATCAAAAATGCAAAATAAAAAATAA
- the fabG gene encoding 3-oxoacyl-ACP reductase FabG — translation MFDLAGEVALVTGGAKGIGKGIAKALKQARAKVLIGDIDKEKGKATASELDGEFYYLDITDRDQVQYIVQSIYEKYGKLSILCSNAGIFPQASIENMTEEDWDKVQNINLKGTFFVAQAALKYMKKQSYGRVILTSSITGPITGFSGWAHYGASKAGQLGFMRSAALEYAKYGITVNAIQPGNILTEGLIQAGEEYMRKMKEIIPVYTLGKPEDIGYAAVFLASREAGFITGQTIIVDGGQVLPETPDM, via the coding sequence ATGTTTGATTTAGCTGGGGAAGTTGCGCTTGTTACAGGCGGAGCAAAAGGTATTGGAAAAGGAATTGCAAAAGCGTTGAAACAGGCAAGGGCAAAAGTTCTTATTGGAGATATTGACAAGGAAAAAGGAAAAGCGACGGCAAGTGAACTGGATGGGGAATTTTACTATCTTGACATTACAGATAGAGATCAGGTTCAGTATATTGTTCAAAGTATTTATGAAAAATATGGGAAATTAAGCATTCTCTGTTCAAATGCGGGAATTTTTCCGCAAGCAAGTATTGAAAATATGACAGAGGAGGATTGGGACAAAGTTCAGAATATAAATCTGAAAGGGACATTTTTTGTGGCACAGGCGGCGCTTAAATATATGAAAAAGCAGAGTTATGGGCGGGTAATACTGACTTCTTCGATTACAGGGCCTATTACAGGTTTTTCAGGATGGGCGCATTATGGAGCCAGCAAGGCTGGACAGCTGGGATTTATGCGAAGTGCGGCATTGGAATATGCAAAATATGGAATTACAGTTAATGCCATTCAGCCAGGAAATATACTGACAGAAGGATTAATACAGGCTGGAGAGGAATATATGAGAAAAATGAAGGAGATAATCCCTGTTTACACTTTAGGAAAGCCTGAAGATATTGGATATGCGGCTGTTTTTCTGGCAAGTCGTGAAGCGGGCTTTATTACAGGGCAGACAATAATCGTGGATGGAGGGCAGGTATTGCCTGAAACACCGGATATGTAG
- the rpsB gene encoding 30S ribosomal protein S2, protein MAVITMKQLLEVGAHFGHQAKRWNPKMKPYIFTERNGIHILDLHQTLGATEEAYEFVRQISEEGGKILFVGTKKQAQEAIKEEAERAGGFYVNHRWLGGLLTNLETIKKRVKRLKELEEMDADGTLDEAYTKKEAGLLRKEMAKLSKNIGGIKEMNTLPAAVFVVDIKKEFLALEEAKKLGIPVIALIDTNVDPDLVTYKIPANDDAIRSVKLFAQVIANAAIEGNGGIENVVEGAEVEVPANEEIVEEVVEEVIEETPEA, encoded by the coding sequence ATGGCAGTAATTACAATGAAACAATTATTAGAAGTAGGAGCACATTTTGGACATCAGGCAAAAAGATGGAACCCTAAAATGAAACCTTATATTTTTACAGAAAGAAACGGAATCCACATCTTGGATTTACACCAAACTTTAGGAGCAACTGAAGAGGCTTACGAATTTGTAAGACAAATTTCTGAAGAAGGTGGGAAAATATTATTTGTAGGAACTAAAAAACAAGCTCAGGAAGCAATCAAAGAAGAAGCAGAAAGAGCTGGAGGATTTTATGTAAACCACAGATGGCTAGGTGGACTTTTAACTAACTTGGAAACAATCAAAAAAAGAGTAAAAAGATTAAAAGAACTTGAAGAAATGGACGCTGACGGAACTTTAGACGAAGCATATACTAAAAAAGAAGCTGGATTATTAAGAAAAGAAATGGCAAAACTTTCTAAAAATATCGGTGGAATCAAAGAAATGAACACTTTGCCAGCTGCAGTGTTCGTAGTTGACATCAAAAAAGAATTCTTAGCATTGGAAGAAGCTAAAAAATTAGGAATTCCTGTAATCGCATTAATTGATACAAACGTAGATCCTGATTTAGTAACTTACAAAATTCCAGCAAATGATGATGCTATAAGATCAGTAAAATTATTTGCACAAGTTATTGCAAATGCAGCAATTGAAGGAAACGGTGGAATTGAAAATGTTGTTGAAGGAGCAGAAGTAGAAGTTCCTGCAAATGAAGAAATCGTTGAGGAAGTAGTAGAAGAAGTTATCGAAGAAACTCCAGAAGCATAA
- the tsf gene encoding translation elongation factor Ts, translated as MAITTALIKELRERTGAGMLDCKKALQENDGDIEKAIDWLREKGIAKAAKKSGRIAAEGLVFAAISEDRKKGAILEFNSETDFVAKNDEFKSFGEKLVELSLNHDLTSEDELKAFELEGKTVETHLTELIVKIGENMNIRRLKVVVTNGFVETYIHLGGKIGVLLNVNGEATPENIEKARGVAMHIAAMDPKYLDKSEVTADDLEREKEIARHQLTAEGKPANIIEKILEGKMRKFYEENCLVQQKYVRDDSLTIEKFIAPCTINSFDRFKVGEGIEKEEVDFAAEVAAQISGN; from the coding sequence GTGGCAATTACAACAGCACTTATTAAAGAATTAAGAGAAAGAACAGGAGCAGGAATGCTTGACTGTAAAAAAGCTTTACAAGAAAATGACGGGGATATTGAAAAGGCAATTGACTGGTTAAGAGAAAAAGGGATTGCTAAGGCGGCTAAAAAATCTGGAAGAATTGCAGCGGAAGGACTAGTATTTGCAGCAATTTCTGAAGACAGAAAAAAAGGGGCTATCTTGGAATTTAACTCTGAAACTGATTTTGTTGCTAAAAATGATGAATTTAAATCTTTTGGGGAAAAATTAGTAGAGTTATCTTTAAACCATGACTTGACAAGTGAAGATGAATTAAAGGCGTTTGAACTTGAAGGGAAAACTGTTGAAACTCACCTGACAGAATTAATTGTTAAAATCGGTGAAAATATGAATATCAGAAGATTAAAAGTTGTTGTGACTAATGGATTTGTTGAAACTTATATTCACTTAGGTGGAAAAATCGGCGTACTATTAAATGTCAATGGGGAAGCTACTCCTGAAAATATTGAAAAAGCAAGAGGTGTTGCAATGCACATTGCGGCAATGGATCCAAAATACTTGGATAAATCAGAAGTTACAGCTGATGATTTAGAAAGAGAAAAAGAAATTGCAAGACATCAATTGACTGCAGAAGGAAAACCAGCTAATATAATTGAAAAAATATTAGAAGGAAAAATGAGAAAATTCTACGAAGAAAACTGCTTAGTGCAACAAAAATACGTTAGAGATGACAGTTTAACTATCGAAAAATTTATTGCCCCTTGTACAATAAATTCATTTGACAGATTTAAAGTTGGAGAAGGAATCGAAAAGGAAGAAGTAGATTTTGCTGCTGAGGTAGCTGCACAAATTTCTGGAAATTAG
- the pyrH gene encoding UMP kinase gives MEAPIMFKYKRILLKLSGEALAGNKEFGFSNEVLESFAKQIKDVHEKGVQIAIVIGGGNIFRGISGMEKGFDRVTGDTMGMLATIMNGLALQNAIESIGVPTRVMTALQMPQVAELYIRRKAIRHLEKGRVVIFAGGTSNPYFTTDSSGALRAVEIQADVLAKGTKVDGIYDKDPMKFDDAMRYDTVTFDEAISKNLGVMDTAALSLCRENQMPIVVFNALEEGNILKMAQGENIGTTVKK, from the coding sequence ATGGAGGCTCCTATAATGTTTAAATATAAAAGAATATTATTAAAACTAAGTGGAGAAGCACTTGCGGGGAACAAGGAATTTGGTTTTTCAAATGAAGTGCTTGAAAGTTTTGCAAAACAAATAAAGGATGTACATGAAAAAGGTGTACAAATAGCTATTGTTATCGGTGGAGGAAATATTTTCCGTGGAATAAGTGGAATGGAAAAAGGATTTGACAGGGTAACTGGAGATACGATGGGAATGCTTGCAACTATTATGAATGGACTTGCACTGCAAAATGCAATCGAAAGCATAGGAGTACCGACAAGAGTCATGACAGCGCTTCAAATGCCACAAGTAGCCGAGCTTTATATCAGACGTAAGGCAATAAGACATCTGGAAAAGGGAAGAGTTGTTATTTTTGCAGGAGGAACAAGCAATCCTTATTTTACAACAGATTCTTCGGGAGCATTGAGAGCTGTGGAAATTCAGGCGGATGTGCTTGCGAAAGGGACAAAAGTTGATGGAATTTATGACAAGGATCCGATGAAGTTTGACGACGCTATGAGATACGATACAGTAACATTTGATGAAGCCATTTCAAAAAATCTGGGAGTAATGGATACGGCGGCACTTTCACTATGCAGGGAAAATCAAATGCCAATAGTAGTATTTAACGCTTTGGAGGAAGGAAATATCTTAAAAATGGCTCAAGGCGAAAATATAGGAACGACTGTAAAAAAATAA
- the guaB gene encoding IMP dehydrogenase, producing MSQKDKIVISEGLTFDDVLLIPQASNVVPHEVSLKTNLTKKLVLNIPILSAAMDTVTESKLAIALAREGGIGFIHKNMTIDRQAEEVSKVKRYESGMITNPITLKEDAILKDANDLMKKYKVSGLPVVDDEGNLKGIITNRDLKYREDLSLKVTDIMTKENLVTAPVGTTLEGAKSILLENRIEKLPIVEGTKLKGLITIKDIDNVINYPNAAKDEHGRLRVGAGVGIGTDTVRRVAALVEAGVDIIAVDSAHGHSIGVIRKIKEIREAFPELDIIGGNIVTPEAALDLIEAGVNAVKVGVGPGSICTTRVVSGVGVPQITAVMNIAEVCKGKGIGLIADGGIKLSGDVVKAIAAGADCVMLGGMLAGTDEAPGEEILYNGRKFKTYAGMGSLAAMKRGSSDRYFQLEAATEKLVPEGIESMVPHKGALKDTVYQICGGLRSGMGYCGTPTIEDLKENGKFVKITGAGLKESHPHDVIITKEAPNYNNSNN from the coding sequence ATGAGTCAAAAAGACAAAATTGTAATTTCTGAAGGATTAACTTTTGATGACGTGCTGCTAATTCCGCAAGCATCAAACGTAGTACCGCACGAAGTATCGTTAAAAACAAATTTAACTAAAAAATTGGTGTTAAACATACCAATACTTAGTGCCGCAATGGACACAGTCACAGAATCAAAACTTGCAATTGCACTTGCAAGAGAAGGTGGAATTGGATTTATTCATAAAAATATGACTATCGATAGACAGGCTGAGGAAGTATCAAAGGTAAAAAGGTATGAAAGCGGCATGATTACAAATCCGATTACATTGAAGGAAGATGCTATTTTAAAAGATGCAAATGACTTGATGAAAAAGTATAAAGTTTCGGGACTTCCTGTGGTTGATGACGAAGGGAACTTAAAGGGAATTATTACTAACCGTGACTTGAAATATAGGGAAGACTTATCATTAAAAGTTACAGATATTATGACAAAGGAAAATTTGGTAACAGCGCCTGTCGGAACAACTCTTGAAGGTGCAAAATCCATTCTTTTGGAAAATAGAATTGAAAAGTTGCCAATCGTGGAAGGCACTAAATTAAAAGGCTTGATTACAATTAAGGATATTGACAATGTTATAAATTATCCTAATGCCGCAAAGGATGAGCATGGCAGACTTCGAGTAGGGGCAGGAGTTGGAATTGGAACTGATACAGTGAGAAGGGTTGCAGCATTAGTAGAAGCAGGAGTTGACATTATCGCTGTTGATTCAGCGCATGGGCATTCAATTGGAGTTATCAGGAAAATAAAGGAAATTAGGGAGGCTTTTCCTGAACTTGACATTATTGGAGGAAACATCGTAACCCCAGAGGCGGCGCTTGACTTGATAGAGGCAGGAGTAAATGCAGTTAAAGTTGGAGTAGGGCCAGGTTCAATCTGTACAACCAGAGTTGTGTCAGGAGTTGGAGTGCCACAAATTACAGCTGTGATGAATATTGCGGAAGTTTGTAAAGGCAAAGGAATTGGACTTATTGCCGATGGTGGAATAAAACTGTCTGGAGATGTTGTAAAAGCGATTGCGGCTGGAGCGGACTGTGTTATGCTTGGCGGAATGCTTGCGGGAACTGACGAGGCGCCAGGAGAAGAAATTTTGTATAACGGAAGAAAGTTCAAGACTTATGCAGGAATGGGTTCGCTTGCGGCAATGAAGAGAGGAAGCAGTGATAGATATTTTCAGCTTGAAGCGGCAACAGAGAAATTAGTTCCAGAAGGAATAGAATCAATGGTTCCCCACAAAGGCGCATTAAAGGACACAGTTTATCAAATTTGCGGTGGACTCCGTTCTGGAATGGGATACTGCGGAACGCCTACAATAGAAGATTTGAAGGAAAATGGAAAATTTGTAAAAATAACAGGGGCAGGGCTTAAGGAAAGTCATCCGCATGATGTTATAATTACAAAGGAAGCGCCTAATTACAATAATTCAAATAATTAA
- a CDS encoding M48 family metallopeptidase — MKKILLVSFVLCSFYGFSAKASVQRSSSLKSENKAGKNIGEMTIKDTIKEISENDGKRFEEMDLEKKEKKEIMDLTLKELTELGINKKSIETTFKAMEEEKDYEKRRKLFLQAIEEDKKNYLPYYYLAQEADNIKVAMEYYKDAIKANPKNPMAYTNLVARYGQAGMKKEQLELAKKMITLFPEFPEGYYSIAAIDFQNKNYSDSIKYAELAIEKYDKMKKMDYSYVTESAKNRYKADAYYLVFLNYIQMKKYDEAFEGSKEAYIFMAQHDNDLRFQIYNMLVDITEEMKDKAKYKKYISNLNGLRFAEELVKAHNEIKSGKTSNKVIKFSPLKAD; from the coding sequence ATGAAAAAAATTTTATTGGTGAGTTTTGTTTTATGCAGTTTTTATGGATTTTCAGCAAAAGCGAGCGTTCAGAGGAGCAGCAGTTTAAAAAGTGAAAATAAAGCTGGGAAAAATATTGGGGAAATGACTATAAAAGATACGATTAAGGAAATTAGTGAAAATGATGGAAAAAGATTTGAAGAGATGGATTTGGAAAAAAAAGAGAAGAAGGAAATTATGGATTTGACTTTGAAGGAACTGACTGAACTTGGGATTAATAAGAAATCCATTGAAACTACGTTTAAGGCGATGGAAGAAGAAAAAGACTATGAAAAAAGAAGGAAACTGTTTTTGCAGGCAATAGAGGAAGACAAGAAAAATTATTTGCCATATTATTATTTAGCACAGGAGGCGGATAATATCAAAGTTGCGATGGAATATTATAAGGATGCGATTAAGGCTAATCCGAAAAATCCGATGGCTTATACCAATCTTGTGGCAAGATATGGACAGGCAGGGATGAAAAAGGAGCAACTGGAGCTTGCTAAGAAAATGATAACGTTGTTTCCAGAGTTTCCAGAAGGATATTATTCAATAGCTGCAATAGATTTTCAAAATAAAAATTACTCGGATTCGATAAAATATGCAGAACTGGCGATAGAAAAATATGATAAAATGAAGAAAATGGATTATTCTTATGTGACAGAATCGGCAAAAAACAGATACAAAGCGGATGCCTATTATCTTGTATTTTTAAATTATATTCAAATGAAAAAGTATGACGAGGCATTTGAAGGTTCTAAGGAAGCGTATATTTTTATGGCGCAGCATGATAATGACTTGAGATTTCAAATTTATAACATGCTTGTTGATATTACAGAAGAGATGAAGGATAAGGCGAAATATAAGAAATATATTTCAAATTTAAATGGATTAAGATTTGCAGAAGAGCTGGTAAAAGCGCATAATGAAATAAAAAGTGGAAAAACTAGCAATAAAGTTATAAAATTCAGTCCTTTAAAGGCAGATTAG
- the alr gene encoding alanine racemase, whose product MLVNLEINRKNLEKNLGKIRSINKNIICVIKDNAYGLGIENIFPILLENSCNYFAVAYIEEAIKIREILKNFEKEKKLDFLKNRQIKIMALNYIEPENFKYVIENNVEVTVFNFLQLYDYLKILDKSFENTALKIHIKVNSGMNRLGFNESEILKLIEVIKKYEKNHKNNKLEIISIFSHVSDAENQIETETQVEKYEKIIKIFDKSDVKYQYKHLQASPLLFKYKEKYNYDFARVGMALYGMEPLSYDTGLADVITVKSQIINIRNVKKNDKISYGSKGIVKRDSKIGIVSVGYAHGFQKQIENSLQAYVLVNGKKAKIIGEICMDMIFVDLTDIENVKVNDEVVIIGSQKNIENEITEKITLRQVAKWAGTIQDDVLTKFSAIKKQ is encoded by the coding sequence ATGCTGGTAAATCTGGAAATAAACAGGAAAAATCTGGAAAAAAATCTGGGAAAAATCCGTTCCATAAATAAAAATATCATTTGTGTAATCAAGGACAACGCTTACGGACTCGGAATTGAAAATATTTTTCCTATATTGCTTGAAAATAGCTGTAATTATTTTGCGGTTGCGTATATTGAGGAAGCGATAAAAATTCGTGAAATTCTAAAAAATTTTGAAAAAGAAAAAAAACTGGATTTTTTGAAAAATAGACAAATAAAAATAATGGCACTTAACTATATTGAGCCTGAAAACTTTAAATATGTGATAGAAAATAATGTTGAAGTGACAGTTTTTAATTTCTTGCAATTATATGACTATCTAAAAATTCTTGATAAATCTTTTGAAAACACAGCGTTAAAAATTCATATAAAAGTAAACAGCGGAATGAATCGGCTTGGATTCAATGAAAGTGAAATTTTGAAATTAATTGAGGTAATAAAAAAATATGAAAAAAATCATAAAAACAATAAATTGGAAATAATCTCGATTTTTTCTCATGTTTCAGATGCAGAAAATCAAATTGAAACAGAAACGCAAGTTGAAAAATACGAAAAAATTATAAAAATATTTGACAAAAGTGATGTGAAATATCAATACAAGCATTTACAGGCAAGTCCATTACTTTTTAAATATAAAGAAAAGTACAACTATGATTTTGCACGTGTAGGAATGGCACTTTACGGAATGGAGCCTTTGTCTTATGATACAGGATTAGCGGATGTGATAACAGTAAAATCGCAAATTATAAACATAAGAAATGTGAAAAAAAATGATAAAATTTCCTACGGAAGCAAAGGCATTGTGAAAAGGGACTCTAAAATAGGCATTGTATCAGTGGGTTATGCACATGGATTTCAAAAGCAGATTGAAAATTCATTGCAAGCGTATGTTTTGGTAAATGGGAAGAAGGCAAAAATTATCGGAGAAATTTGTATGGATATGATTTTTGTTGACTTGACAGATATAGAAAATGTGAAAGTGAACGATGAAGTTGTAATTATTGGAAGTCAGAAAAATATTGAAAATGAAATTACTGAAAAAATAACATTGAGGCAAGTGGCAAAGTGGGCTGGGACAATACAGGACGATGTGCTGACTAAGTTTTCGGCAATAAAAAAACAGTAG
- a CDS encoding viral A-type inclusion protein, producing MNKVKRIALLSVLVLGISVLSYSYEDYYQKIYTVKISKNDLFKIVNATKNQQKKLSKIFDEYQKKAEGVEKDLVQFEGKKAKIGKIEEDRYRAIARVLSNEQLEAYNSYINSQKNLFNEKNDKVKNFIDSMDLSNEQKSRILKYERDFKREVDKLKNQRLTEENFIAKYQELQQERNEKMRTVLLDDQVKLIENF from the coding sequence ATGAATAAAGTAAAAAGAATAGCACTTTTATCAGTATTGGTGTTGGGAATAAGTGTTTTGTCCTATTCCTATGAAGATTATTATCAAAAAATTTATACAGTAAAAATCTCTAAAAATGACTTGTTCAAAATTGTAAATGCGACTAAAAATCAGCAGAAAAAATTGTCAAAAATATTTGATGAATATCAGAAAAAAGCTGAAGGAGTAGAAAAGGACTTAGTCCAGTTTGAAGGGAAAAAAGCTAAAATTGGTAAAATAGAAGAAGATAGATACAGGGCAATTGCAAGAGTCTTGTCAAATGAACAGCTGGAAGCCTATAATTCTTATATAAATTCCCAAAAGAACTTGTTTAACGAAAAAAATGATAAAGTTAAAAACTTTATTGACAGCATGGATTTATCAAATGAGCAGAAATCACGTATCTTGAAATATGAGCGGGATTTTAAAAGGGAAGTTGATAAATTAAAGAATCAAAGACTGACAGAAGAAAATTTTATTGCAAAATATCAGGAATTGCAGCAGGAAAGAAACGAGAAAATGCGTACAGTTCTGCTGGATGATCAGGTAAAGCTGATAGAAAATTTTTAG
- a CDS encoding type IV pilus biogenesis/stability protein PilW, translating into MRKAALKTYLYEIIFILVYKLSMDIFLRVSYFVYFLLWILLVIIMIYLFPYLILFLIGNHYLFVKLDPEKYILIVEKMYKIFKINIMKDFNRNNLSVCYWLLNEKEKALKYLNEIKITRLTLPIIKFNLAKAYEETGNFEKAIEFYKEVAEKGNKLYMGKVAQEKILELS; encoded by the coding sequence ATGCGGAAGGCAGCACTAAAAACTTATCTGTATGAAATAATTTTTATATTAGTTTATAAATTAAGTATGGACATATTTTTGAGAGTGTCTTATTTTGTATATTTTTTATTATGGATATTGTTAGTAATAATAATGATATATTTATTTCCGTATTTAATACTATTTTTGATAGGAAATCATTATTTATTTGTTAAATTAGATCCTGAAAAGTATATTTTAATAGTAGAAAAAATGTACAAAATTTTTAAAATTAATATTATGAAAGATTTTAACAGAAATAATTTATCAGTTTGTTATTGGCTGCTAAACGAGAAAGAAAAAGCATTAAAGTATTTAAATGAAATAAAAATAACTAGATTAACGTTGCCAATAATAAAGTTCAATTTAGCTAAGGCGTATGAAGAGACTGGGAACTTTGAAAAAGCAATCGAATTTTATAAAGAAGTAGCTGAAAAAGGGAATAAACTTTATATGGGGAAAGTTGCACAGGAGAAAATTTTGGAACTAAGTTAA